Below is a window of Thermoanaerobaculia bacterium DNA.
TGAAAATGGGCGCGTCGTGGGTCCACCTCCGGCTCTGTCTTTCCTGCGGACACGTCGGTTGCTGCGACAGCTCCCCGAACCGCCACGCGACGAAGCACTTCCATCGCTCGCGTCATCCGATCATCCGCTCGTTCGAGCCGGGCGAGGAGTGGCGGTGGTGCTACGTGGACGAGAGGGAAGTGTGATCCGGCGCCAATCCGCGGCGCACCGGCGGGGATCGCGTCGAACGAGGTCCACGCCGGCCTGCGCCGCGGTCCTGCTCGCCGCGGCCTGTGTTTTCGGGGCCCCTGCGCCGGATGCCGAGCCCTCGCGCCCTCCCGAAAAAGGGTGCGCGTGGGAACGGCTGTCGGACGCGAATCTCGGCCTGGAAGCGTGGGTCCAGCGCTGTGATTTCGGATTCCGGAAGATCGATTTTCTCTTTTCGAAGTCCTCGCTCGCGATTCGCTATTCGGACGGAGGGGGAAGCGTCGAGCCTCTCGTCGACGTCTATTCGCTGACGCCGGGAGAGACCCCGGAATCGGGGGCGAAGCGACTGTTCCGCGAGAAGACCGACGAGGCCCTCGCGGCGCGCTGTGTCCTCGTGCCCTATCGCGACGAGTTCACCCGGACGCCGGCGGGCGTCGAGCGCTACACGTTCGTTCCGGACAAGGCCTACGACGCCGAGCTCGAGGCGAAGGGGAAGACGGACGGGGTGCCGGACCCCCCGTGCGGCGACTGGGGAGAGTCGCCCGACGGGATCGGGTACTGGGAAGCGCAACCGGCGCGGAACCGGGGAAAACTCCTCTTCGTGCGCGTCGGGCAGGACACGCCTCTCTTCGACGAGCAGACGCTGAAGCTCCTTCCCGCGAAATAGAGCGGGCCGGGTGGGCGAGACGCTCCCGTTCCTCCCGTCGGCCGCGGGGAGAGAATGGGGATCGTGAATGTCCTCTGGTCCTTCCGGTCCCTGCGCCCCTGGCTGTTCCGGCGCTGGGAGCGCGAACGCCGCCGGCGGTTCGCCGCGTCGTCCGGCGCCGGCCGGCCGCTCGCTCCGGGAGACCTCGCTCCGCCGTTCGTCCTGACCGACGATCGCGGCCGGCTTCGCCGCTCGGCCGAGTGGATCGGCGTGCGCGAGACGATCGTCTGGTTCACGAACCTCTGCGCGGTCTGCGAGGATCAGGCGATCGAGCTCGAGGAGCTCCGGGAGCGGGGGGAGCTCGAAACGGAGATCGTCGCGATCCATTTCCCCGGCGGCTCGGAACCGGCGCCGGCCGAGTTCCGGCGGCGGACCCGGGCGAAGTTCCCGATCCTGATCGACGACGGTTCCGTCGGGAGAGCGTGGTCGGGCGAGGCGGTGCCCGACACCTGACCGCTCGTGAACCTCTTCGTCGTGAACGAGGAAGGGCGCGTCAACGCGGCGGATCACCTGCGCGATCCGAAGAACGTCCGTTCCCGGAGGGAAAAACCGCCGCGAGGACCGCGTCGGCCGGGGGGACCGTGAACGTCGTTCGGTACTCGTTGTCGGACTTCATGCTCTCCTCGACACGGTTCGAGGGGTCGATCGCGACGCGGACTTCGTGCGCGCCCGCGGCGAAGCCGCCGATCGGGATC
It encodes the following:
- a CDS encoding redoxin domain-containing protein, whose amino-acid sequence is MNVLWSFRSLRPWLFRRWERERRRRFAASSGAGRPLAPGDLAPPFVLTDDRGRLRRSAEWIGVRETIVWFTNLCAVCEDQAIELEELRERGELETEIVAIHFPGGSEPAPAEFRRRTRAKFPILIDDGSVGRAWSGEAVPDT
- a CDS encoding UBP-type zinc finger domain-containing protein; its protein translation is MTCEHVSEIRDVTPSADGCEECLKMGASWVHLRLCLSCGHVGCCDSSPNRHATKHFHRSRHPIIRSFEPGEEWRWCYVDEREV